The Halovivax ruber XH-70 genome includes the window GCGGGCGATCTGCTGGGCGTCGGAGTTCTTGACGCGGCGGACGGCCAGGATGCCCTCCTGGGCGAGGTAGTGCTGGGCCATGTCGTCGATGCCGGAGTCGACGAAGACGGCGTCGGCGCCGACGTCGGCGAGCTGATCGACCATCTCCTCGAGCTGGGCCTCTTCCTGCTCGATAAACTGCTGGAGCTGGTCGGGGTCGGTGACGTTGACCTCGGCGTCGATCTCGGTCTCTTTGACCTCGAGTGCGCCGTCGATGACGGCGACGTTGGCGTCCTCGACGAAGTACGGCATGTTGTCGGAGACGCGGCTCTTGTTGACGAGGACGCCCTCGACGAGTTCGGAGTTCTCGATGGCGCCGCCGACGACCTTCTCGACGGAGATGTTGTCCGTGTCGATGCCGTCGTCGTCGGCGACAGTGCGGACGGCGTCGACGACGAGCTCCGAGAGCAGGTCGCGGGCGTTCTCGGCGCCCTTGCCGGTCATCGCGGTGGCGGAGATCTGCTGGAGGATCTCTTTGTCGTCGGCGTCGACGTCGATCGCGACGTCGTCGAGGGCCTCCGTGGCCTTCTGGGCAGCCTGTCGGTAGCCCTGCGCGACGGTGGTCGCGTGGATGTCCTGGTCGAGGAGCTCTTCGGCGCGCTTGAGCAGTTCACCGGCGACGACGACGGCGGAGGTAGTACCGTCGCCGACTTCGCTCTCCTGGGTCTCGGCGACGTCGACGATCATGTCGGCGGCCGGGTGGTCGATCTCCATCTCCGTCAGGAGGGTGACACCGTCGTTGGTAACGATGACGGAGCCACTGGAGTCGACGAGCATCTTGTCCATGCCCTTCGGGCCGAGCGTGGTGCGGACGGACTCCGCGACGGCCTTGCCGGCCTGGATGTTCATCGACTGTGCGTCTTTACCCGATGTGCGCTGACTGTCGTCCGAGAGGACGATGAGGGGCTGGTTGCCCATTTGCTGAGCCATAGTCACTCGAAGGATTGTTTGTGATTCTATATAGGCTTTTCGCTCCCTGTCGTCTGACTGCCGCCCGTGTGTGGGATTCGGAGACTGTGTGGTCGTCTAGCACGCGGGGTTTAAGTACGGTTTTCGCTGGGGGGACAACTGTCTGGTACGTGGGTCGCTGCTGTTGATCAGCTGCGTTTCGCCCGGAGAACCGGGTCTGGATGCGGTCGCCAGAACATCAGTCAGCCGTTGTCCCTCGGCCATCAAGCCTGTGCCGGCGATCAGGCTTGTTCTTCCGTGCCCGAGCCCGGGAAGCGATGGTACTCGAGCCCCTGTCGTTTGAGTTCGTTGTGCTTCTCTTCTAAGAACGAGTAGACCGCGCCGTGGGGCGCACCGTCGAGAAGCATCTCCGCGGCGGTGCGGACGACGTCGACCTGTTCCGGCGTCCCGATGATCGCGAGCGTCGAGCCGTAGATGACGACGGAGGCGCCCGAGAGCTCCTCCATGAGCTCGCGGGTGCGGCCGTTCTCGCCGATCAGTCGGCCCTTCTGTCGCTTCATGTCGTTCGCGTTGCGGGACGCCGTGTCGATGTCGACGATGTCGAACATCATCAGTTCGTCGTCGAGCAGCGCCAGGGCGTCCTCGGGGGCGAACCCGCGCCCGATCGCCCGGACGATGTCCGGTCCCTTCAGGCCGAGCACGGGATCGCCGACGGTCTCGACCGCGACCGACCCGTTCTCGGAGTCGATGTCGAGCCTGACCTCGGCGGCCGACTCGATCTCCCGCATCGTCTCCCCGCCGCTGCCGATGAGGACGCCGATGCGGTCCTGCGGAATCTTCACGTGCTGCATGATCGGGCCTATTCGGTGCGCGGGGTTAAGCCCTTGGACCGAACTGGCCTGCATTGGTCTCTGTCGCCCCGCGGCGGACGGCGAGATAGCCACCGAACGCGCCCAGGAGAATCGGATAGAGCAGCCCTGCCAGCAGCAGCGCTTCGGTGAATTCGACGCTTGCGGACGTCCCTTCGTCACCGGTGAACTCGAACACTTGCGTCCCGATTGCAACCGTGAGCAGATAGCCGACGGTCACCGTCGCGCCGATCTTCGCCCCGTCCTCCGGCGACGCGGTCGCCGGGAGCACCCGCGCTGCGAGCAGGTAACCCGCGCCGATCAGGACGACGACCGGGACGAGGCGCCAGAGGATTTCGGGGATCACGGCCTCTTCCATGAGCGCACCGAACATATCGAACGACATCGATCCGAACACCGTGTCCACGCCGAGATCGACGAAGTGAGCGCCAAAGTACACCCATCCGAGCACTGTCAGCAGTCCCGGTTCGTCTCCCTGTGAATCGACCTCGCCGGTCTCGTCGGTCACACTATCGTCGAGCACTCCCTCGGCTACCACGAGGCCGCTGAGCAGAACGAACCCCACGACGAACGCGCCGATTCCGATGACCAGTGCTTGTTGCCACGGAACGTCGTCGAAGAACGATTCTCGATCGTCGCCCGTTGTGGTGCGTGCCTCCGTTGATTCTGGTGCTGTCATTTCGCCAGCGTTCACAGTCCCGGTAGGTAACGTTGACGGCTCCGTGACCGGTCTACAGTACTGGCCGGGGCAGCGTGCCTGCGTCGATTTCGACGGTCCGTACCCGTGGCTACCCCCGATCGGCTTGGTGGGGGGAGGGCGGCCGATGCCGCGGGACGCCGACCCGTTCGAGCGCTCGCGCACGCTCTCCCGGGCGGAGCCGATACGGCCCGAGTTCGTCCGCGAGTGACCCGAGCGCCTCGCGCCGGCGCTGGTGATCTGCCAGGAAGTCCGCGATTCGGTCGATCGCGAGCTCCTTCAGTTCGCCGCTCAACAGCTCGCCGGCACGGTACGCGCGCTCGATTCGCTCGAGTTCAGCGTCGTCCGGTTCGAACAGGTAGCGCAGGTACTGGAACGGGACGTCGACGCTGGGGTCGCCACCCAGTTCCCGGTGTTTCTCGACCGTCGATTGCCCGCCCGTGTAGGCGTGTTCGCGAATCGTTTTCGCGACCGTTTCGCGGTCGTCGGTCAACTCGATCGACGGGGCGTCGTCCGAGGAACTCAGCTTCCCCGGGCCGTCGAGGGCTGGAAGGAAGCGACCGAGGAGCGCGCCCGGCTTCTGGACGGGCAGTGACTCCCTCGCCGCGAGGTCGCGGCAGATCCTGACGTGGGGATCTTGATCGACGGCGATGGGGACCAGCGTCGGTTGCTGTCCCTCGACAAGTTGCGGGAGCAGGAGGTGCGTGGCCTGGACGGCCGGATAGAACGAGAGTCCCACGTTGTCCTGCTCGCCGTAGACCGCATCGACGGTCGCCGGCGTCAGCCGCTCGGCCAGCGAGACGGCGATGGGATAGATCACGTCGGCGTCGGCCGTGTCGAGGACGATCCGTGTTCGCTCGGGATCGAAGCCGACGGCGAGGACGTCCCGGAGGTTGTCTCGGGTGAACTCGCCGATCTCGTCGAACGTCAGGTCTCTGGAGAGGAGCTTCTCGTCGTCCGAAAACGGGAGGTACACCGTCGCTCCCGTCTCGTCCTGGAAGCGCTTCGCGAGGTACAGCGGGAGGACGTGACCGAGGTGGAGCGGGCCCGAGGGACCGACGCCGGTGACGATCGAGTGGGCTTGGCCTGCCTCCGCGGCGTCGAGATACTGATCGACGTCGCGACCGGCGTACATCGTCCGCCGCCGGATCGCTGGATGGTAGGGGAGCCGCTCGATCTGTTCGTCGGAGAGCGGCTCGGCGCCGAACTCCGAAACGAGGCGGTCGTACTCGGTGTCGGTGACGGTGTTGCCATCGAGTCGTGCAGACGAGGGTCGTTCGGGCGAATGTTCGGTGGCCGATGCGGCTGGGTCGGACGAGTGTCCGCCGGTCGCTGTGGCTGGATCGGTCGGGTGTTCACTGGTCGGTTCCGCTGTGTCGGGTGTGTCAGATGAATCGTGTCGTGCCATTGTGCGTCGCTGCGGGGTGAACTGCGGGCTGTCGGATAGCTATCCGGGAGCGGTGGAGAGAACGAAGGGAGCCGCCGACACCACGACGCCGGGTTAGGCCGCGACGCCGTTGCCATCGACACTGTCCGCTCTCGATGGGTGACGCCAGCACCAGCCGAGAGCGGGATGCATACGGATACATCGTCGCTGTGGTTACCTAACGGTTTCGCCCGGGCCGCTGCTTCGTCCGACACACTGTCCCGGTCGCAAACCAGGGTGCGCCCAATTTTTCGTATCCTAATCGGGCCGCCGTTCTCTGTGTCGAATAGTTACTAGACGTTCGATGCGTCCCGGGATCTAAATGCTGGTTCTTAAGACCACCCAGTGGGACCATCCAGTAATGAGACGACGCACGTTCGTCGGCACGATCGGCGGCGGGACGCTCGCAGGGGTCGCTGGCTGCCTCACACGCGACGGCAGTGAGTCGCCGAGTTCGGGGGACGAACTGTCGGGTTCCCCGGAGTCGGGAACGATCACGGTCGCCACGTACGACTCGATGATCGACGGGACCGATCCGGCGGGAACCTGGCTGAAGGAGGCGTTCGAGGAGGCCCACTCAGACGCCACCCTCGAGTGGACGACGGCGGAGAACGGACTCAATCACTACATCCAGCGTGAAGCCCAGGATGCCTCGCTCGAGGCAGACGTCTATCTGGGGGTCAACGTCGACGACCTGGCCCGCATCGACGACCAACTCGGCGACGGCGGGCTCTTTCTCGAACTCGCCGACGACCGACTCGACCGGACCGATCGTATCCGCGACGGCCTGGCGATGGGTGACCCGCACGGCCGGGTTCGTCCGTTCGACACCGGGTACATCAGCCTGGTCTACGACGAGACCGTCGTCGATGCACCCGAGACGTTCGACGACCTGCTTGACCCCGCCTACGAGGGGACGCTCCTCGCCCAGAACGCCCAGACGTCGGACCCGGGCCAGGCGTTCTTGCTGTGGACGATCGATGCGTACGGCGAGGACGACTATCTCGAGTACTGGAACGATCTCGCGGCCAACGACGTCCGTATCCTCGACGACTGGACCGAATCGTACTACGGAGCGTACATGGAAGAAGAGCGGCCGATGGTGGTCTCGTACTCGACCGACCAGGTGTTCGCGGCCGCCGAGGGCTACGACATGAGCCGCCACCAGATCGCGTTCCCCGAGGGGCAGGGGTACGCCAACCCCGAGGGTGTCGGCGTCTTCGACCGGGCGTCGAACGCGGCGCTCGCGCACACGTTCGTCGACTTCCTGCTCTCGAGCGACGCCCAGGCCGAGATCGCCCAGCGCAACGTCCAGTTCCCGGCCGTTGCTGCCGAACACGTCGATCTGGCCGATGACTTCGACCAGTACGCCCACGAACCGCCGGAGGCCGTGACGATCGGCTACGACCGACTCCGGGGCAACCTCGACGGCTGGGTCGAGGAGTGGGCGCGCGACCGGACCGGGCTGTAGGGCCGTGTCAGACGACGAGCCCCGTCACGACCGGCCGTCCGACACCGCAACCGGCAGGGCCGTGGCCGACCGGACTGGAGTCGAGATGGCTCGAACCGAGGCCGTGACTGCCTGGATCGAGCGTCACGCACTGACGTTCCTCGCCCTCGCCACCGCGGCGACCCTCGTGGTGATGCTGTACGTCCCGGTCGCGATCGTCTTCGCGGAGGCCGTCGTCGATCGTGGCTCGATCGCTTTCGGGTCGTTCGCCGACGTCCTTACCGACCCGTTCTTCGTCGGCGAGCTGGCGACGATCGCCGCCGATCCGCTGGCGATCCCGGACCATCTCGCGGGGATCTGGGGGTGGCTTACGGCAATTTCGATCTCCGCGACCGTCGTGACCGTCCCGGGAATCGGCATCTCGATCCCGTGGCTCGCCGTCGACACGCCGAGCCTCCGTCTGGGCCTGTTCGGCTTTACGGCCTACCAGGCGGCCCTCTCGACACTCGCCAGCCTCGCACTCGGACTTCCGGCTGCGGCCGTCCTCGCGAAATACGACTTCTGGGGCCGCCGAACGATCCGATCGCTGACGATCCTCCCGTTCGTCCTCCCTGGCATTCTCGTCGCGGTCGGCTTCTACGCCACGTTCGGCCGGGCGGGAACGATCAACTCCCTTCTCGGCGTCGTTGGCCTCGGCCCGTATCCGTTCATCGAGTGGAACCCGCTCGCGATCGTGATCGTGGCCCACGCCTTCTACAACGCGCCGCTGATCGCCCGAGTGACGGTCGCCGCCTGGGAGTCCGTCGACGTCCGGAGCGTCGAGACCGCCCGCAGTCTGGGGGCGAGTCGGCGCCGTGCATTCGTCGACGTCGTCTTCCCGCAACTGCGCCCGGCGATCCTCGCCGGTGCCCTCCTGACGTTCATCTTCACGTTCATGACGTTCCCGATCGTCCTCGCGCTCGGCGGGCTGGAACTCGCGACCGTCGAGGTCTGGATCTACGACCGGGTCAGTACCCTCGCCTTCACCGAAGCCGCGACGCTCGCCATCCTCGAGACCGTCATCTCGCTCGGCCTGACCTACGCGTACCTCCGCTACGAGTCCGCCCAGTCGGGGCTCTCGGCGACCGGCTCTCCGCCCCCACGCGAACGCCTGTTCCCGGACCTGCGGAGCGTCTGTTCGCCACGCCGACTGGCGATCGTCGGCTACGGCCTCCTCGCGCTGGTCGTCTTCGTCGGCCCGCTCGCGAGCCTCGTTCTCGGGAGCGTCACCGACGGGAGCGGGTTCACCCTCCGTCACTACGCGTTCCTGCTCGACCGCCAACTCGAGGGCGAGTCGTTCCAGACGTTGCCGTTTCGCGCCATCGTAAACTCGTTGCTCTTCGGGCTCGCGACGCTCCTCGTGGCCGTCCCGATGGGTGTCGTCGTCTCCGTGGTGACGACGCGGGCCGGCCGGAGCGGAACGGTCGTCGATACGCTCGCCATGCTTCCCCTCGCGGTCAGCGGCATCGTCTTCGGGATCGGCCTCCTGCAGGGGCTCGTCTTCGGAATCTCGCTCCCCGGTGGGTGGCGCCTGCAGGTGACCGGGACCGTGGCGATCGTCGCCGCCCACGCCGTCGCCGCGTACCCGTTCGTCACGCGAACCGTCTCGCCACAACTCGACGACCTCGACCCGGCGCTGGTCGAATCCGCTCGGGCCCTCGGGGCCTCGCGGGGTCGGGCACTGCTCGACGTCGAACTCCCGCTCGTCGCCTCTGCCATCGTCGCCGGGGCCGCCTTCGCGTTCGCCATCTCGATCGGCGAATTCTCTTCGACGGTGATTTTGGCGACCGGGAGCGACGCCTACACCATGCCAGTGGCCGTCGAGCGCTACCTCGGCCGGCGATCCGGCCCCGCCCTCGCCATGGGAACGGTGCTCCTCGCCGTCACCGCAGCCAGCTTCGTCGTCGTCGATCGCGTCGGCGGGAGGTTCGAGTGATGACCGATCTCCGCCTCGACGGCGTCTCGAAGCGCTACGACGGGGGAGGGGGAACGTCACCCGACGCGGCCGACGAATCGGGAACGCTCGCCCTGCGCGACGCCGACCTGACGATCCGCGACGGCGAGTTCTTCACGCTCGTCGGTCCCTCCGGCTGCGGGAAGACGACCACGTTACGGACGATCGCCGGCTTCGAGGCGCCCACGCACGGGCGTGTCTCGTTCGACGGGGACGACGTCACTGGCGTTGCCCCCGAACGGCGGGACGTCGGCGTCGTCTTCCAGAGCTACGCGCTCTTTCCGCACATGACCGTCGCCGAGAACGTCGGCTACGGCCTGCGATTTCGCGATCCGCCTGCAGGCACCTCCCGCGACGACCGAATCGAGCACCTGCTCGACCTCGTCGATCTCGCCGGGATGGGCGAGCGCGACCCGGCACAGCTCTCCGGCGGACAACAACAGCGTGTGGCCCTCGCCCGTGCGCTCGCGCCGGAACCCTCCTTGCTCCTGCTCGACGAACCGATGAGCGCACTGGACGCTCGCCTCCGGGAGTCGCTACGCCGACAGGTGAAACGAATCCAGACCCAGCTCGACATCACGACCGTCTACGTCACCCACGATCAGTCGGAGGCGCTGGCCATCTCGGACCGCCTCGCCGTCATGAACGCCGGCCGGGTCGAACAGGTTGGCCCGCCACGAGAGATCTACCGGGAACCGGCGACGCGCTTCGTCGCCGAGTTCGTCGGCGACAACAACGTCTTCGAGGGCACCGTCGACGAGACGACCGACGATCGGTCACGCGTCACCGTCGACGGGTGGACGTTTTCCCTCCCGACACTCCCCGACACCGCCGACCGGGTCACGTTCTGTGTCCGGCCGGACGCCCTCTCGCGGGCCGTCGAGCACAATCGCTTCACCGTCGCCGTCGAAACGACCGAATTCCTCGGCGAGCGCGTCCGGTGTAACGGTCGATGGAACGGCCGGCCGATCGTGTTGCACGTCGACGACACTATCGACGAACGGTCGCCGGACGGCGACCTCACCGTCGGGTTCGAGCCGTCGGCTGCACACGTCGTCGACGTCGAATAAGAGTCCACTGTCGCGAACGCCGGCTCGCGTACCGTCTCGCTACTCCCGCGATGGATCCGGTTCGGGGTCGGTCACGAACGCGAGCAGGTCGTCGTCGCTGACGTCGACGCCCTGGCGCCGGAAGAACGAGGCCACGTTCGTACAGTCGCGCTCTAAGAACTCGCGGCTGTTGGGGTGGTGGACCGTCACCGCCTGTCCGAGGTCGATGACGATCAGTTGCCCGTCGTGAAAGACGACGTTGTACTCGCTCAGGTCGCCGTGGACGATCCCCGCCGCGTAGAGGCGGCGCATGTACTCCCGGAGTACCTCGTAGGCCGTCTGTGGGTTCTCGATCGTGACCTCGCCGAGTCGCCTCGCTCGCCCTGCCTCGTCGCCGATGTACTCCATCACGAGGACGTTTCGCTCGGTCGCGATCGGTTCCGGGACGCGGACACCCGCGCGCTCGGCCCGTCGCAGGTTGGCGAACTCCTTTTTCACCCAGGCGAGCACGACGTCTTTCTTCTTGCCGCCCAGCCCCTCGAACCGGGGGTCGCCCTCCAGATACGACCGCATCTGGCGGAAACTCGAGGCGTTGATGCGGTAGACCTTCACTGCGACCTCGGTGTCGTCGGGACCCAGCGCCTGATAGACGTTGGCCTCCTTGCCCGTCGAGATGGGGCCGCCGAAGGCTTCGACGTGGCCGTCCTGGACGAGTTTGTACAGCGCGGCGAACGTCGCGTCGTCGAACACCGACTGTTCGACCTTGAACTGGTCGGCGTCGGTCAGGCGCTCGCGGAACTGGCTGAATTTCCGGTCGCGTTTGCGGGCGATCCGGTCGGCCTCCGTCTCCGAGACGTCGATCTCTTCCCACTCGTCGCCGGGAACTTCGACGGAGTCCGTGTCGACCAGTCCGTACTCGTCTCCCATTCGATCGTCCTAACCGCCCGACGGGCTAAAAGGCTCGGCATTGGCTGGTGGTGGGTCCCCATTCACATCAGGGCGTCAGGCGTTCGACCGACCGCCAGCTGATGCCCTCGGCTGGATCGTCTGGGTGTGCTGGCTCGTCCGTGACGAGCGCGACCACCATCGTCTTGCGAACGCCGTGGGCCAGCCGGACGTCGAGCGAGAGGTCACGCGGCTCGAAGTCGTGGGTGCTCGGCACGACCCGGATCAGGTGCTCGGAGTGGCCGAGGTCGTCGACCGTGTCGACGGTCGCGTACGTTCGAAAGTCGGCGCCGAACTTGTAGCCGGTCTTCGGGACGACGCCGCGTTCCCGAAGCGCGGTGTAGACGCGAAGCCGGCGATCGAACCGGTCGCCTTCGACAGCTCTGCCCCGCTCGCGAACGGCACCCGGATCCAGGTCGAGCACGCCGACCGACGCGAGGTGGGCCGCTTCGAGCAGCGAGCACTGGATGGTCGGTGTCTCACCGTCGTACTCGCGGCCCTCCAGTGGCTGGCCGTAGAAGGTTCGTTCGTAGAGTGCCGTCGGTGGGTTCCAGATCACGACGCGGTCTTCGAGCAGGTCGGCGCCGACGCCGGTTTCCGACGGGTCCATCCCATCGGTACCGAGTGGGACGAGTCCCGGATCGGTCACCCGGACGCTGTCGCCCGTCACCGTCGGCGTGGCCACCTCGAGGTAGGTAATCTCGCTCTCTTCGTCGACGACGGCGAGGACGCCGGGTTCGAGCGCCGTCGCTGGGACGTCCGTTCGCTCGCCGAGGACGCGGAGGGCGTATTCGAGTTCGCCGTCGTTCGGCCCCTTGCCGCGCGGGTAGACGGCGAAGTCGGTGTCGTCGTCGACGCCGTCGAACGCGTCGGGGTCGATCCAGGGCTCACGTGCCGGCGAGAGGTACAGTCCCCGGGCACGGAGGTCGGCGTAGACGAGGTAGCGGACGGCGAAGTCCACCCCCGGCTCGCGGGCCGTAAAGCCCCGAAAGCCGACTCGCTCGCCGTCGACGCGGACCCCGTCTATGTTGTCCGTGTAGAGCAGGTGGGCCGCTTCGACGGGGGAGAGGGCGATCTCGTTGCCCGAGAGCGGGTAGCCGTAGCCACGGGCGTCGTGAAACCGCTGGCGAGCGTCGCCGCCGAGTCGAACGACGTCGCTGTCCAGTTCGCCCTCGAGTGCCATGGGCGTCGTTGAACGCGCTGGCACAAAGGGGCTACGAATCGACGATTTCGGGCCGTCAGAGCGTGTGTCGGTCGGCGGGTATCTAGACCTGTCGCTTTCTCCTCCGGGTACCAAATATCTGTCGTTTGACACGGTGGTCGGTCGGTTCTGGGGGACGACCGAATTACGCCGAACGGGTCGAGCGGACTGGCGCTGTCTCACCGGATGAAACGGTGTATCGACCCGTAACATGAGGTGACTGTCGTGGAAACCGGACGCCAATGTTCGGATCGACACCACGGTGCGAGGGTGGGCCGTCGACGTCTAGAAGGCGGCTCCGTCTCCTCGGGGTACTGCTCGTGGGCACGCTGGTGCTGGTCGGTGGGATCGGCGGCGCCACGATTGGGGACGGGGCCGCGCTCGATGGGCTCGCGACGGACGACGGGTCCCCCACCCCGGCCCACTCTGGCGACTCGACGACAGTCTACGGGACCTGTGAGACGACGGTTACGGACGGATCGTCCGTTCAGGATGCGGTGAACGACTCGAGCCCCGGCGAGACGATCTGCGTGGAGGCCGGTGAGTACGCCGAGTCCGTCACGATCGACGTCGAGGGCCTCTCGCTGGTCGCCGCAGACCCTGTGGATCCGCCGATTCTCAACGGGAGCAGCCTCGAGGAGGGGACGAACGGATTCTCCGTCGATGGCGCCAACGACGTGACCGTATCCGGATTCGAGGTTCGCGAATTCGCCGGGAACGGCGTGCACGCCATCGAGAGCGACGGACTCGAGGTGACGGACGCTGCGGTACTCGACAACGATCTCGTCGGTGTCCTCGTCAACGGATCGGCCGGCGCAACTGTGCGTGGGATCAACGCCACGAACAACGGCTGGGCGGACGACGTTCCGGGAATCCGCCTCTACGAGTCGCCCAACGCACTCGTCGAGAACAACACGGCGAACAGCAACGCGCGGCAGGGAATCAACGTCTGGGAGCACTCGGACG containing:
- a CDS encoding ABC transporter permease: MARTEAVTAWIERHALTFLALATAATLVVMLYVPVAIVFAEAVVDRGSIAFGSFADVLTDPFFVGELATIAADPLAIPDHLAGIWGWLTAISISATVVTVPGIGISIPWLAVDTPSLRLGLFGFTAYQAALSTLASLALGLPAAAVLAKYDFWGRRTIRSLTILPFVLPGILVAVGFYATFGRAGTINSLLGVVGLGPYPFIEWNPLAIVIVAHAFYNAPLIARVTVAAWESVDVRSVETARSLGASRRRAFVDVVFPQLRPAILAGALLTFIFTFMTFPIVLALGGLELATVEVWIYDRVSTLAFTEAATLAILETVISLGLTYAYLRYESAQSGLSATGSPPPRERLFPDLRSVCSPRRLAIVGYGLLALVVFVGPLASLVLGSVTDGSGFTLRHYAFLLDRQLEGESFQTLPFRAIVNSLLFGLATLLVAVPMGVVVSVVTTRAGRSGTVVDTLAMLPLAVSGIVFGIGLLQGLVFGISLPGGWRLQVTGTVAIVAAHAVAAYPFVTRTVSPQLDDLDPALVESARALGASRGRALLDVELPLVASAIVAGAAFAFAISIGEFSSTVILATGSDAYTMPVAVERYLGRRSGPALAMGTVLLAVTAASFVVVDRVGGRFE
- a CDS encoding tryptophan--tRNA ligase; the protein is MARHDSSDTPDTAEPTSEHPTDPATATGGHSSDPAASATEHSPERPSSARLDGNTVTDTEYDRLVSEFGAEPLSDEQIERLPYHPAIRRRTMYAGRDVDQYLDAAEAGQAHSIVTGVGPSGPLHLGHVLPLYLAKRFQDETGATVYLPFSDDEKLLSRDLTFDEIGEFTRDNLRDVLAVGFDPERTRIVLDTADADVIYPIAVSLAERLTPATVDAVYGEQDNVGLSFYPAVQATHLLLPQLVEGQQPTLVPIAVDQDPHVRICRDLAARESLPVQKPGALLGRFLPALDGPGKLSSSDDAPSIELTDDRETVAKTIREHAYTGGQSTVEKHRELGGDPSVDVPFQYLRYLFEPDDAELERIERAYRAGELLSGELKELAIDRIADFLADHQRRREALGSLADELGPYRLRPGERARALERVGVPRHRPPSPHQADRG
- a CDS encoding ABC transporter ATP-binding protein; this translates as MTDLRLDGVSKRYDGGGGTSPDAADESGTLALRDADLTIRDGEFFTLVGPSGCGKTTTLRTIAGFEAPTHGRVSFDGDDVTGVAPERRDVGVVFQSYALFPHMTVAENVGYGLRFRDPPAGTSRDDRIEHLLDLVDLAGMGERDPAQLSGGQQQRVALARALAPEPSLLLLDEPMSALDARLRESLRRQVKRIQTQLDITTVYVTHDQSEALAISDRLAVMNAGRVEQVGPPREIYREPATRFVAEFVGDNNVFEGTVDETTDDRSRVTVDGWTFSLPTLPDTADRVTFCVRPDALSRAVEHNRFTVAVETTEFLGERVRCNGRWNGRPIVLHVDDTIDERSPDGDLTVGFEPSAAHVVDVE
- the endA gene encoding tRNA-intron lyase, with amino-acid sequence MALEGELDSDVVRLGGDARQRFHDARGYGYPLSGNEIALSPVEAAHLLYTDNIDGVRVDGERVGFRGFTAREPGVDFAVRYLVYADLRARGLYLSPAREPWIDPDAFDGVDDDTDFAVYPRGKGPNDGELEYALRVLGERTDVPATALEPGVLAVVDEESEITYLEVATPTVTGDSVRVTDPGLVPLGTDGMDPSETGVGADLLEDRVVIWNPPTALYERTFYGQPLEGREYDGETPTIQCSLLEAAHLASVGVLDLDPGAVRERGRAVEGDRFDRRLRVYTALRERGVVPKTGYKFGADFRTYATVDTVDDLGHSEHLIRVVPSTHDFEPRDLSLDVRLAHGVRKTMVVALVTDEPAHPDDPAEGISWRSVERLTP
- a CDS encoding thiamine ABC transporter substrate-binding protein; the protein is MRRRTFVGTIGGGTLAGVAGCLTRDGSESPSSGDELSGSPESGTITVATYDSMIDGTDPAGTWLKEAFEEAHSDATLEWTTAENGLNHYIQREAQDASLEADVYLGVNVDDLARIDDQLGDGGLFLELADDRLDRTDRIRDGLAMGDPHGRVRPFDTGYISLVYDETVVDAPETFDDLLDPAYEGTLLAQNAQTSDPGQAFLLWTIDAYGEDDYLEYWNDLAANDVRILDDWTESYYGAYMEEERPMVVSYSTDQVFAAAEGYDMSRHQIAFPEGQGYANPEGVGVFDRASNAALAHTFVDFLLSSDAQAEIAQRNVQFPAVAAEHVDLADDFDQYAHEPPEAVTIGYDRLRGNLDGWVEEWARDRTGL
- a CDS encoding KH domain-containing protein; this translates as MQHVKIPQDRIGVLIGSGGETMREIESAAEVRLDIDSENGSVAVETVGDPVLGLKGPDIVRAIGRGFAPEDALALLDDELMMFDIVDIDTASRNANDMKRQKGRLIGENGRTRELMEELSGASVVIYGSTLAIIGTPEQVDVVRTAAEMLLDGAPHGAVYSFLEEKHNELKRQGLEYHRFPGSGTEEQA
- the rio1 gene encoding serine/threonine-protein kinase Rio1; translated protein: MGDEYGLVDTDSVEVPGDEWEEIDVSETEADRIARKRDRKFSQFRERLTDADQFKVEQSVFDDATFAALYKLVQDGHVEAFGGPISTGKEANVYQALGPDDTEVAVKVYRINASSFRQMRSYLEGDPRFEGLGGKKKDVVLAWVKKEFANLRRAERAGVRVPEPIATERNVLVMEYIGDEAGRARRLGEVTIENPQTAYEVLREYMRRLYAAGIVHGDLSEYNVVFHDGQLIVIDLGQAVTVHHPNSREFLERDCTNVASFFRRQGVDVSDDDLLAFVTDPEPDPSRE
- the thsA gene encoding thermosome subunit alpha, translating into MGNQPLIVLSDDSQRTSGKDAQSMNIQAGKAVAESVRTTLGPKGMDKMLVDSSGSVIVTNDGVTLLTEMEIDHPAADMIVDVAETQESEVGDGTTSAVVVAGELLKRAEELLDQDIHATTVAQGYRQAAQKATEALDDVAIDVDADDKEILQQISATAMTGKGAENARDLLSELVVDAVRTVADDDGIDTDNISVEKVVGGAIENSELVEGVLVNKSRVSDNMPYFVEDANVAVIDGALEVKETEIDAEVNVTDPDQLQQFIEQEEAQLEEMVDQLADVGADAVFVDSGIDDMAQHYLAQEGILAVRRVKNSDAQQIARSTGATPVSSVDDITEDDLGFAGSVSQKEIAGDEHVFVEDVEDAQAVTLILRGGTEHVIDEVDRAIEDAIGVVRTTIEDGKVLAGGGAPEVELSLALRDYADSVGGREQLAVEAFADALEVIPRTLAENAGLDPIDSLVELRSDHDAGKTGAGLDAYTGDTVDMEADGVYEPKRVKTQAIDSATEAAVMLLRIDDVIAAGDLAVADDDEGDDMPAGGPGGMGGGMGGMGGGMGGMM